In a genomic window of Zootoca vivipara chromosome 5, rZooViv1.1, whole genome shotgun sequence:
- the SNCG gene encoding gamma-synuclein, whose amino-acid sequence MDVFKKGFSIAKEGVVAAAEKTKQGVTEAAEKTKEGVMYVGTKTKEGVVQSVTSVAEKTKEQANLVGESVVASVNTVAKQTVEGAETIVTTTGVVQKEDLEHPVEFEEPSAATAEDDAPVEATEISAEGENEGN is encoded by the exons ATGGATGTCTTTAAGAAAGGGTTTTCCATTGCAAAAGAGGGTGTGGTGGCGGCAGCCGAAAAGACCAAGCAGGGAGTGACAGAAGCTGCAGAGAAGACCAAGGAAGGGGTGATGTATGTAG GGACCAAAACCAAAGAGGGCGTAGTGCAGAGTGTCACTTCAG TTGCTGAGAAGACCAAAGAACAAGCCAACCTGGTGGGGGAGTCTGTAGTGGCCAGTGTCAACACTGTGGCAAAGCAGACCGTAGAAGGAGCAGAGACAATTGTCACCACCACTGGGGTCGTACAAAAG GAGGACTTAGAGCACCCAGTGGAATTTGAAGAGCCATCCGCTGCCACTGCTGAAGACGACGCCCCAGTGGAAGCCACAGAAATCAGTGCAGAG ggcGAAAATGAAGGAAATTAA